From a region of the Candidatus Polarisedimenticolia bacterium genome:
- a CDS encoding AraC family transcriptional regulator — protein sequence MKEAERLDPEIAGLPVPAGGSSRTWPAGRQWPLSLMRATYVRQSFPPHFHETFVIALNERGAHELLCGGERYLLSRADVGIIPPGVRKAALLALYPETALMMSLARDLGFPGAVIHDPWLASKLVHVHPRSGATADGAEQDELIRDALGSLISRHAEASPLDPSSNQESEAVGRARSYLEAHHAEAIHLEDLARIARMSPFHLLRQFHRHLGLPPHAYLVQVRVGQARELLAQELPPGRVAQEAGFTDQSHMNRCFKRIVGVTPGCYAGGMSRTKKARTSKTLHGPKNRIREH from the coding sequence ATGAAGGAAGCCGAAAGGCTCGACCCCGAAATCGCCGGCCTTCCCGTCCCGGCCGGCGGCTCCTCGAGGACCTGGCCCGCCGGACGGCAATGGCCTTTGTCTCTGATGCGAGCCACTTACGTCCGGCAGTCCTTCCCGCCGCATTTCCACGAGACTTTCGTGATTGCCCTCAACGAGCGAGGCGCCCACGAGCTTCTCTGCGGCGGCGAGCGCTACCTGCTGTCGAGGGCGGACGTCGGAATCATTCCTCCGGGCGTCCGGAAGGCGGCCCTCCTCGCGCTCTATCCGGAAACCGCTCTGATGATGAGCCTCGCCCGGGACCTGGGCTTCCCCGGCGCGGTGATCCATGACCCGTGGCTGGCAAGCAAGCTCGTCCACGTCCATCCACGCTCGGGCGCCACGGCGGATGGGGCGGAGCAGGACGAGCTGATTCGAGACGCCCTCGGCTCGCTGATCTCGCGCCACGCCGAGGCCTCCCCCCTTGACCCTTCGTCGAACCAGGAATCGGAAGCGGTCGGGCGGGCGCGTTCCTATCTGGAGGCCCATCACGCGGAAGCGATCCATCTCGAGGATCTTGCGCGCATCGCCCGGATGAGTCCTTTTCACCTGCTCCGGCAATTCCATCGCCATCTGGGTCTGCCGCCCCATGCCTACCTGGTGCAGGTGCGGGTGGGACAGGCCCGGGAGCTTCTGGCGCAAGAACTGCCCCCGGGCCGGGTCGCTCAGGAGGCCGGATTCACCGATCAGAGCCATATGAACCGGTGTTTCAAGAGGATCGTCGGGGTGACGCCCGGATGTTACGCCGGCGGGATGAGCCGAACGAAAAAAGCAAGAACGTCCAAGACCCTCCATGGTCCGAAGAACAGAATCCGCGAACATTGA
- a CDS encoding outer membrane beta-barrel protein has product MIRSHPAARKTARLTHRTAQAILALVLVSPAPALAAHLSGQAPKPGDLAVSANLGFVHAFNGNFDGFEPVLTGSFEYYSTARTSWRGLLGVTSFDADSPPGADVDFKFLNANFIYNWERGWTHPYVTGGLGLYFKDAPASLPPDADDTELGVNVGGGVDLFFGARWALKLEGTLHSLAGAEPDTFVLGTAGVKWWF; this is encoded by the coding sequence ATGATTCGGTCCCACCCGGCGGCGAGAAAGACGGCTCGGCTCACCCACCGGACGGCCCAGGCAATCCTGGCACTCGTTCTCGTGAGTCCGGCGCCGGCTTTGGCGGCCCACTTGTCCGGCCAGGCTCCCAAACCGGGCGACCTGGCCGTGAGCGCCAACCTCGGATTCGTCCACGCGTTTAACGGCAATTTCGACGGCTTCGAGCCGGTCCTGACCGGGAGCTTCGAATACTACTCCACCGCCCGTACTTCGTGGCGAGGGCTGCTCGGCGTGACCTCCTTCGATGCCGACTCTCCCCCCGGTGCCGACGTCGACTTCAAGTTTCTCAACGCGAATTTCATCTACAACTGGGAGCGGGGCTGGACCCACCCGTACGTCACGGGAGGCCTGGGCCTCTATTTTAAAGATGCCCCCGCCTCCCTGCCTCCGGACGCGGATGACACGGAGCTCGGAGTCAACGTCGGCGGCGGGGTCGATTTGTTCTTCGGGGCCCGTTGGGCTCTCAAGCTCGAAGGGACGCTCCACAGCCTGGCCGGGGCGGAACCGGACACTTTCGTCCTCGGGACCGCAGGAGTCAAGTGGTGGTTCTGA
- a CDS encoding low affinity iron permease family protein, whose protein sequence is MRKDTEPQRKPWFTRFAKGTARAAGKPAAFGAAVALVVGWALLGPLFHFSDTWQLVINTGTTIVTFLMVFLIQNTQNRDSEAIQVKLDELIRALEGAHNAVLDLEELEDADLERIRANYGKLAKRAREELRRGKADTGAPEVPPR, encoded by the coding sequence GTGCGCAAAGATACTGAACCCCAACGGAAGCCATGGTTCACCCGTTTTGCGAAAGGCACGGCCCGGGCGGCCGGGAAGCCCGCCGCCTTCGGCGCGGCGGTCGCGCTCGTCGTTGGATGGGCTCTCCTCGGCCCCCTATTCCACTTCAGCGATACTTGGCAGTTGGTCATCAACACGGGAACGACGATCGTGACCTTCCTGATGGTCTTTCTGATCCAGAACACGCAGAATCGAGACTCTGAAGCGATCCAGGTGAAACTCGATGAGTTGATTCGCGCTTTGGAGGGGGCCCACAACGCCGTGCTGGATTTGGAGGAGCTGGAGGACGCCGATTTGGAGCGTATAAGGGCCAATTACGGCAAGCTCGCGAAACGGGCCCGCGAGGAGCTGAGGCGAGGAAAGGCCGACACCGGCGCACCCGAGGTCCCGCCGCGCTGA
- a CDS encoding DUF4440 domain-containing protein: protein MDAEAHRGPSRIACLIVASLLAGSLRAADRKLEDDFQAMAATERAFARACAIKGIRPSFYEYFAPDGIAFRPGPVNLREFQQGHPAPAAVSSLLLEWEPSYGDISRSGDLGWLTGPTLLTDKSGKGDALHYGYYSSVWKKQPDGSWRVALDHGISIPSRSGPISRGRTRLAPREGPPATSGPLPDLRAAEEKMGREAAEDLARAYGEWLAPSGRLHRDGHDPLTARSGIVEFLASQARSGSWETLHAETAKSGDLGYTYGKYELHSPASPPERGFYMRVWKRDHTGKWSLVLDVTNPLPPEPS, encoded by the coding sequence GTGGACGCCGAAGCCCATCGCGGTCCGAGCCGCATCGCATGCCTGATCGTCGCCAGCCTCCTCGCCGGCTCGCTTCGGGCCGCCGACCGCAAGCTGGAGGATGACTTCCAGGCGATGGCCGCCACCGAGCGCGCTTTCGCGCGGGCGTGCGCCATCAAGGGGATCCGCCCCTCCTTCTACGAATACTTCGCGCCCGACGGAATCGCTTTCAGGCCGGGGCCCGTGAACCTTCGTGAGTTCCAGCAGGGCCATCCCGCCCCGGCCGCGGTTTCGTCCCTGCTCCTGGAATGGGAGCCGTCTTACGGGGACATCTCGCGATCCGGAGATCTGGGCTGGCTGACGGGGCCTACGCTCCTGACCGACAAATCGGGGAAGGGTGACGCTCTGCACTACGGCTACTACTCGTCCGTTTGGAAAAAGCAGCCGGACGGCAGCTGGCGGGTAGCCTTGGATCACGGAATCTCAATCCCGTCCCGCTCCGGACCGATCTCCCGGGGACGCACACGGCTGGCGCCGCGCGAAGGACCGCCCGCGACTTCCGGGCCGCTTCCCGACTTGCGGGCGGCGGAGGAGAAGATGGGCCGCGAGGCGGCTGAAGACCTGGCGCGGGCCTACGGTGAATGGCTCGCCCCCTCGGGGCGTCTGCATCGCGACGGCCATGATCCGCTGACCGCTCGATCCGGGATTGTCGAATTCCTCGCATCCCAAGCCCGCAGCGGGTCGTGGGAGACGCTGCATGCGGAAACGGCCAAATCCGGCGATCTCGGTTACACCTACGGCAAGTACGAGCTCCATTCGCCGGCATCCCCCCCTGAAAGGGGCTTTTACATGCGCGTCTGGAAACGCGACCATACCGGCAAATGGAGTCTAGTTTTGGACGTCACCAATCCTCTTCCTCCCGAGCCTTCGTAA